Below is a genomic region from Mesorhizobium sp. NZP2298.
TCCGGAGCAGCGGGTGACGGTTCCCGGCAAGCGCAACGTGGCCATCCTGAAGATCGAGCCGGTCGGCAACTATGCGGTGCGCATCACCTTCGATGATTTCCACGACACCGGTATTTTCACCTGGAACTACCTGCATACGCTCGGCCATGAGAGGGATGAGCGCTGGAATGCCTATCTTGCCGAGCTTGCGGAAAAAGGGCTGAGCCGGGATCGCTAAGCTGGCGTCGTGAAGGCGTCACACATCTGGAGTAGCGCCGGCAAAGGTTCGGAGACGAAAAAGATGTCGCTCATCACCACGGTCGAACAGCTCGAAGCGCTCTATGGCTTTCCCGGCGAAGCCTCGCTGGTCAAGGAACTCGACCACGTCATTCCCGAATACGCAGCCTTCATCGAGGCTTCGCCCTTTATTGCGCTTGCCACCAGCGGCCCGGAGGGGCTGGACTGTTCACCGCGCGGCGATCTCGCCGGCTTCGTGCGCATCGTTGATCCGAAGACACTGATGATGCCAGACCGGCGCGGCAACAACCGCGCCGATTCGCTGAAAAACATCATCAGGGATCCTCGCGTCGGGCTGCTGTTCCTGGTGCCGGGCTCCGGTACGACACTGCGCATCAACGGCCGCGCGCACCTCACGACCGATGCCGCCCTTTGCGCGTCGTTCATGGTCGACGGCAAGGCGGCGCGTTCGGTGACCGTCATCGACGTCGATTCGGTCTATTTCCAATGCGCCCGCGCCATCGTGCGGTCGGAACTTTGGAATCCGGCAAAACATGTCGACCCGAAGTCACTGCCGACACCAGGAAAAATCCTGGAAATCACCAGCCGGAAGAACATCGACGGCGAAACCTATGACAAGGACTGGCCCGAGCGGGCGAAGAAGACGATGTGGTAGCCGGTGCACCTACTCAGGTGAGGCTGGCCTGAATCTCGGCACACCTTGGGTGCTAGGCCTCCTTCAGTACCTCATAGATCTTGCGCATCTGGTCGCCGATCATGTCGCATTGTTCCGGCGTCGACTGGCTCATCGCCTTTTCGATCAGCGCCATATGCACCTTCAGCGCCTGCATCAGCAGCGCCTCGCCGGCCTCGGTCAGGGCCAGCCGCAGGATGCGCTTGTCCTTCTCGTCGCCTTCGCGGCGCAGCAGGCCGCGCGTTTCCAGCTGCGGCAGGAGCATGGTGATGTTGGAGCGACCGACCAGCAGCTTGCGGGCAAGGTCGTGCTGCGACATGCCGGGGTGACGGTAGAGGTTCATCAGCACGTCGAGCTGCGCCGGCTTGAGATCCAAAGGGGCGAGTTTCACCGCCAGCGTGCGCTCCAGCACATGGCAGGCGCGCGCCACCGCGACCCAGTTGCGAAAACGCGGGTTGTCCCAGGGCAGCTCTTGTTTATTGTTCATCTTTGAACTATTATGTTCATGCTTGAACGTATGGATGGATTCTCACTATGGCATCATTCGGGCTGAAGGTCATCCGAGGTGTGTTTGGTGCGGCCGAACATATTGCGCCGCGCATCACCGGGCGCGCGGCCTTCGAACTGTTCTGCCGTACGCCGAGCGCCAGGGCGCTGACCGACGGGGAGCGCCGCGCCATCAGCCGCGCCGCCGAATTCATGACCGAGGCGCGCCATCATCGGCTGAAGACGGCGACCGGCTGCGTGGCGGTGCACGAATTCCGGCCGGAACCGGGCAGGGCGGCTCCTGGCACAGTGCTTGTCGTTCATGGCTGGCGTTCGCGCACCGAATACATGCGCGCATTGATCGAAGGCTATCGCGCCGCCGGCTACAGGGTCGTTTCGTTGGATCTGCCGGGCCATGGCCATTCGCAGGGCCGGCACCTCAACATGGTCAACGCGGTTGACGCGGTGCGGGTCGCCGGCGAATGGTTCGGTCCGTTCGTGGCGGCGGTGGGTCATTCCTTCGGCGGCGCCGTCGCCGCCAATGCCATCGCCGGTTCGGTCAAGAACATTCCGCCGCTGGCGGCCGGGCGTCTTGTACTGATCGCGGCGCCAAGTTCCTTGCCGGCGATCTTTGCCGACTTCAGCCGCATGCTCAATGTCGGCCCCCGCTCGCAGGTTGCCATGGCGGACCGTGTCGAACACCTGTCCGGCCGGCCACTGCATGAATTCACCGGCGACCGCCAGCTCGCACAGGCGCCCGTGCCGACGCTTATAATCCACGCGCCTGATGACCGCGAGGTGCCGGCCGAGCATGCGAGACGCTATGCCGGTGCCGGCGGTCATGTGCGGCTGCACTGGGCCGACGGGCTCGGCCACCGCCGCATTCTTGCGGACAAGGGCGTGGTCGAACGCGCCGTTGCCTTCGTCGCGGGGAACCACGAGCCGTCATTACTGCATTGAGCCGCGGTTCTCGTTCCATGCATGTCGTTGCCTCAAACCCGGGAGCACTTTTGAGCGACATGCACCGGGCTACTTCTTCTTCTCGCCGGGCTCGACCGGTAGTCCGGCCGCCTTCCAGGCGGTGTAGCCGCCAAGGATGTGCTTGACCGGCGTCAATCCCATATCCTGCGCGGTCTTGGTGGCGAGCGCCGAGCGCCAGCCTCCGGCACAAAAGAACACAAAGCTCTTTCCCGAGGCGAAAAACGGCTTGTGATAAGGGCTTTCAGGATCGATCCAGAATTCCAGCATGCCACGGGTGACGTGTTTGGCACCGGGTATTTTCCCATCACGCTCGACCTCGCGAGGGTCTCGCAGGTCGACGAAGATCGTGCCCTCATCTTCAAGCAATCCCGCCGCTTCTTCAGGCGAAACCACTTCGATCTCGGCATTGGCCTCGTCGAGCAGTTCGCGATAACCCTTTTTCACCGTCGTCCCCTCCCGGCCTTGCTGGCAGGTCCGAATTTCGAGCACACCAGCCTGCATTTGTCACGCTGCCTCGGTTCCGGCCAACGTCTTCCACGCCGCCATCGCCCCGGCCACGGTCGCCAGCAGGGCGGCGCGCGATGCACCATCCCGCGCCTGGATCGACATGCCATGCTGAACCGTGGCGAAGAAGGTCGCCACGGCACGACAATCGAATTTCGCCGGCAATTCGCCCTCCGCCACGCCGCGCTCGAGGCGCTTGCGCAGGGCTGTGAGGTTTCCGGCGCGACGCCGGCGCAAATCCGCGCAGATGGCGCCGCTGCTTGAGTCCTCGTGCAGTGCACCCAGTGCAATCAGGCAGCCCTGCGGGCGATCGGTCTGCGAATAAGCCTTGGCTGTCTGCCGCAGGAAGTTCTCGATCGCCTTGCATGCCGTCGATTCCTGGTCCAACGCGGCCCAGATCTCTGTTCCTTCGGCTTGCGTGTAATATTCGGTCGCTTCGAGGAACAGCGCCTCCTTGCTGCCAAAGGCGGCATAGAGGCTGGGTGAATTGATGCCCATCGCCGCGGTCAGCTCGGCAATCGAAGTGCCCTCGTAGCCTTTGGCCCAAAAGAGTTCCATCGCGCGCCGCAGGGCCGCGGTTCGATCGAAGGTACGGGGACGGCCTCTTTCCGACATGGCGCCTTTTCTGTGTTGATCGATACATAAATCAGTTGACGCGACCGGGCAAGGCTGCCAGACATTTATGTATTGGTCGATACAGAAATGGAGAAGCAGATGTCTTCCAGCAATTTGAGTGGCAAGGCCGCCCTCGTCACGGGTGGCAGTCGCGGCATAGGGGCGGCGATTGCACGGCGCCTGGCCGCCGATGGCGCGGCTGTCGCACTGACTTATGTACACGGCGAGGAGCAGGCTCTATCCGTTGTTGCCGATATAGAGGCCAAGGACGGCCGTGCCATTGCGATCAGGGCCGACAACCGGGATGCCGCGGCGATAGACAGAGCCGTCGATCGGGCCGTTGGCGCCTTCGGCCGCCTCGACATCCTGGTCAACAGTGCCGGCATCTGGCGCACGGCACCCATCGATACGCTGTCGCTTGCCGATTTCGATGAGACCATGTCGGTCAATCTGAGAGCCCCGTTCATCGCCTCGAAAGCCGCGGCGGCTCATATGGGCGAGGGAGGCAGGATCATCTCGATCGGCAGCAATCTCGCCGAACGCGTCACCGACACGAGCCTGGGCGCCTATTCCGCCAGCAAGGCGGCACTGGTCGGGTTGACCAGGGCCCTGGCGCGCGACCTCGGTCCGCGCGGCATCACCGCCAATGTCGTCCACCCCGGCTCGACCGACACCGACATGAACCCGGCGGACGGACCGCATGCCGACCACCAGCGCCAGAAGATGGCGACGCCGCGATTCGGCAAGGCCGACGATATCGCCGGCATGGTTGCCTGGCTCGCCGGCCCGGAAGGACGTTTCGTAACCGGCGCCGCATTGACCATCGATGGCGGCGCCAACGCCTGATTTTCATGGAGTCCTTGGGCGGGAGCGAAAACACCCGCGCTCCCGCCGTCACGATGTTGTGAAACCGTTCTGCAACACGCTTTCCGAAATTTATGAAAGCTTAACGAAATCGGTATGAATCGGTATAGTCGCGCCTTACATCCGCCATGCGGTGAGCGAGACGGTTTAACGTGCGGAACGGGAACCGGTTGCAGCCGGAGCGGGTGATCCATGAAATTCCTCGGTAAAAAAGCAACCGCGATGCCGCTGATTGCGATCGCGGCAACGCTCGCCCTGGGCGCGCCTCAAGCCGGTGCGCAGGGGCTTTTCGACATGCTGTTCGGCGGCGGTGTCAGGCACGAGCCACAAGGGGAATTTCCGCCTCCGCCAAAGCACAAACCCAAGCCGAAAGCTCCTGCTGGCGGCGGCGGTGGCGTAAAGATCAGCAGCCCGTCCTATTACACCTACAAGGCTGACAGGCTGGTGCGCGTCGACTTCTCGACGCTGTCGGCGGCGCCCCAGCCGGCAACGCCGCAGGACGCGGCGTTCGTTCCGTCCGCCACTGGAGCTGCTTTCCACGACGCCATTGCCGATCTCAGCGACTACGAACTCTATGCCGAGCCCGACATCGCCAAGGCGCTGATTGCCTACTATTCGGCCAATCCGGACTTCATCTGGGTGAGCGGAACCAGCCTCAACAATCGCGCCCAGGATGCGGTTCGGGTGCTCGGCGAGGCCGCGAGCTATGGCTTGACGCCAGCCGACTATACGGTCGACGTGCCGGCCGTGAATTCGGCCTCGGTGGGGGACGCCGCCAAGTTGAAGGAACTGGTGCGCTTCGAAATGGCGCTTTCGGCGCGCGTCTTGCGCTACGCCCATGATGCCCAGAGCGGCCGTGTCGAGCCCAACAGGATGACCGGCTATTATGATTTCCCGGCCAAGCCGCTCGACATGGTCGGCGTACTGAAGACCTTGGCGCATACCCAGGAAGTGCGCACTTACCTCGAATCGCGGCATCCGCAGAATGCGGAATATCAAGCGCTGCGCGTCGAGCTGGAATCGCTGCAGGCAAGTGCCGAGAACGAGATCGTCGTCGATCCCAAGCTGCTGCTGAAGCCGGGGCAGACCAGCCCCGAACTGCCGAAGCTGCTGTCGCTGATCGCGCGCAATCTCGATGACGACATGGGCGGCACCTATGGCGAGCTCCTGTCGCGGCTGGCGACCAGCGAGGTCTACGTCCCTGAACTGGTGCCGCTGATCAAGGCGGTGCAGATGAAGGAAGGCATGAAGGGCGACGGCGTCATCGGTCCGCGCACCGTCGCCTTGCTGGCCGGCACGTCGAAGGCCGACAGGCTACTCAAGGTGCAGGTGGCGCTGGAGGAACTGCGCTGGCTGCCTTCCGATCTCGGCAGCCCGCGTGTCTTCATCAACCAGCCCGCATTCACCGCCAGCTACATCGACAATGGCGAGGAAAAGCTGAAGATGCGCGCCGTGGTCGGCCGGGTCACCAATCAGACGGCGTTCTTCTACGACCAGATCAAGCAGGTCGATTTCCATCCCTATTGGGGCGTGCCGCAGTCGATCATCGTCAACGAGATGCTGCCCAGATTGCGCAGTGATCCCGGTTATCTCGACCGGGCGGGCTACGAGGTGACGGATTCGCGCGGCAAGCGCATTCCGTCGTCGGCGGTCAATTGGGGGGCTTATGGCGCCAACATTCCCTACAGCGTGCGCCAGCAGCCGAGCGAGGCCAATGCTCTGGGTGAACTGAAGATCCTGTTCCCCAACAAGCACGCGATCTACATGCACGACACGCCGCAGAAATCGTTCTTCAAGCAGGACATGCGCGCGCTCAGCCATGGCTGCGTGCGCCTGCAGGACCCGCGCGGCATGGCGGCCGCGGTGCTTGGCACCTCGGTCGACTATGTCGCCGAGAAGCTGAAGCACGGACATTCGACGGAGAATGTGACGCGCAAGATCCCGGTCTATGTCGCCTATTTCACCGCGTGGCCCGACATGTCGGGCAAGGTCGAGTATTTCAACGATGTCTACGATCGCGATTCGCGGCTGAAACAGGCTCTGGACGCGACCGAAGCGGTGCGTTCGCCCTCTAGCTGATCGTTCAGAGCTGCGACAACGGGCGACGGAAGCCCGCTTCCCGCCCGGCGATCAGCCAGTAGACCAAGCCAGCGACAAGGCCGGCGGCGGCGATGATGCCGATATCGGCCCATCGCTCCGGATCCATGTCCTCGGCGGAACTCGGCCAGATCAGGAAGAAGCCGGCGGCGGCGGCAGCGGCGCCGAAGGCCATGTGCATCAGGACATTGCGCAACGAGAAGAACTCCGCGATCAGCGCGAAGATCAGCGTCTGCAGCGCGGTCACGACAATCGTCAGGAAATAGATGAACATGCCAAGTGGCGGCACCACCAGGGCGGCGATCGGCGTAACCCCCATGACGTCGAAATACGCCGGCGCGCTGGGCAGGGAACTGAGCGCGGCGTAGATCGCCACCACGGCGAACAGGCCGACCAGTATCGCGACGAGATAGCCGGCAAGCATCATCAGGATGCGCTTCATCACGTGCTTCGCCGTCGCCATGCCCATCCCCCATACGGCGCATCAACCGGTTCAGTCAGCCATCAAAGACGATCCGGCGCAAGGGCAAGCGCCTCGCCGGCGTGCCAGGCTTTCTTCGAATCATGCGCCGCCACACAGATGCTCGGAGTCCGGCAAGGCCCAGGAACCTTTCGCAACCAGATCGATCGAATAATAGACCCGACCGCGGTCGTCGTCCTTGGGGCAGTCCCTGGGAATCGCGATCAGGCACATCACGACGGGTTCGCCGACCTTCGATGCGGCGAGGCCAGGCTCGCGATCATAGGAGACGGCCCCGCCGCCATTGGTGAATGTCGCGGCGCTGCCCGCGTCGGGGCTGGCTGTTTCCAGCGGATCGTCGCCGAGCCGCGTGGTCAGCGTCCTGATGTGCGTGGTCGCGCATTGCCCGACCGCGGAGGGCAGGGGCTGATCCTGGTTGCCGGGATTGCGCAACGCGACGTCCAGCGCCTTCTTGCCGATCAGCGCGATGTTGTAATCCTGCACCCATGATGGCGCGTTGCCATAAGTCTGCAAGGCATTGTTGAGTGCGCTGACAATGCAGGCGGTGTCGCTCCTGCAAGCATTGCGGTCGGCGATCAGTCTGCGGGCGATCTTGCGCTTGTCGCCGCCGAATGCCGGCTCGAATCCCTTGTAGGCCTTGGCGACCAGCAGATCGATGGCCGACAGCCGCGGGTCGGCGCAGATCGCCTTCTCCGCCGGCAAGCTTGCCTTGGCACAGTCGAAGGACGGCCCGTCGGCCCGCGCCGAGGGAGCGGCAAGGGTGCTGCCGGCCAGTATGATGGCGAGGACGAGCAAGACATCGGTTTGAACGGAAAATCGCACGACTGCCCCCAAGCCAACAGCATTGCCCAAGGCGACGCCGCACCCTGGCGTGCATATCACACTCCAAGCATGGACAATTTGCGGCACTCCGATTGGCCATGAAGGCGCGCGGAGAAAACGGCAGGCCCGTCGAATTGAGAGTGTCCGGCGGCGGCTCCTACTTAGGCTCGGCCGTCACCGGATCGTAGGTGATTTCCACCTTCGCCTTGTCCGACGTGTAATAGGTGACGGTGTAGGCGCCATTGTCCCAGTCGACTTCCTTCACATAGCGGAAGCCGTCGCGCTGCTCGACCTTGGCGATGATCTCCGAAAGCTTCTTGGCATTGGGCGGCGGCAGCGGCTTGTCATCCGCGGCCAGAGCCGGACCGGCAGCGAGAAGAACGGCAACGCTGGTTGCCACGAGAAATCTGGACATGGTTTTCCCTCAAGTTTCGACCCAAGGAAACTCGCTGGCGTGCGAGTTGGTTCCAGATGAGCCGCAATGCTTGGCAGGTCGTGCTTGCAGGTTGCAATTTGCCAGAGCGTCGAAGCAGGGGCTGAGACTAAAAAACATTCCGGGGAAAATGGTGGGCGATGCAGGGATTGAACCTGCGACCCCACCCGTGTGAAGGGTGTGCTCTCCCGCTGAGCTAATCGCCCGCTCGTTGCCCGAAGGCCAAGCGAGCCGCGATATAAGGGAGGCCAACCGGTTAAGTCAAGGCGGTGTCTGGCATTCTCACACCGATCGGATTCCTCGCCCTTTCGAGTCTGTTCCGACAGGATGCCGGTCGCTGTCCGTTCAACGTCCAGCGGCGCTGATCAGCCTTTCCGCCAGACCCACGGTCAGCGCGTCGAAATGCGAAATTATCGCCGAGGGCTCGAATTCGCGGACGTGGCGGTCGGTGTAGCCGAAATCAACGGCCACCACTGGGATGCCGGCGGCCTTGGCGGTGTCGATGTCGGTTTGCGAATCGCCGACCATCAACGCGCGGTGGGGATCGCCGCCGGCCAGCCTGATGGTTTCGGTCAGGTGACGCGGATCGGGCTTGCGAAAGGCGAATGTGTCTTGTCCGGCGATGGCAGCGAAATGCTTGGTCAGGCCGAGCGCTTCGATCAGCGCCAGCGAGTTGGCCTCGTATTTGTTGGTGCAGATGGCCAGGAGATAGCCCGCCATCTCGAAGCGAGCGATCGCCTCGATGACACCAGGGTACGGGCGGGACTTGCCGGGAATATTGTCGGTATAATGATCGAGGAACAGTTTCAGCAGCCGGTCATGCTCGGTGACATCAAGCGAGCGCTGCTGCGCGGCATGCGCCCGCTCTATCATCACGCGGCCGCCATGGCCGACGAAGCGCTTGAAGCCGGCCTCGTCGACTTCCGCGAGCTCGCTGGCGGCCAGGCTGTGGTTGAGGCTGTCGAGCAGGTCCGGCGCTGTATCGATCAGCGTACCGTCGAGGTCGAACACGATTGTCGGGCGAATCATTGTCTGTCCCACACAGGTTTGTACAGCTGGCAGGCGATAAAGGCTGGCGCGCGTCAAGGCAAGCAGGGCGGTGGTATGGCCGCCAGGGGCTTTGACCAGACCGGCAAAAATGCTAGGAGCCCAAAACACTAAAGCGCGTCGCATGTGGTTCCCAAAGCCGAGGTTGCTTTGGGCGACATGCATCAGGTTTCGGGGCGGCAAAGCAGCATGGATGCGAGGCAATTGAAGGTCGAGGCCGCGCGGGCGGCTCTTGCCCATGTCAGCGATGGCATGCGGCTCGGCATCGGCACCGGCACCACTGCCGAAGAGTTCGTACGATTGCTCGCCGACAAGGTCGCGACAGGCATGACCGTCATCGGTGTCCCCACGTCGGAGCGCACCGCTGCATTGTGCCGCGAGCTTGGCGTGCCACTGTCGACATTGGAGGAAACGCCCGAGCTCGACCTCACCATCGACGGCGCCGACGAGGTCGACCCGGAACTGACCCTGATCAAGGGCGGCGGCGGCGCGCTGCTGCGCGAGAAGATCGTGGCCGCGGCCTCGCAGCGCATGATCGTCATCGCCGACCAGTCGAAGATGGTCGAGACGCTCGGCCGGTTTCCACTGCCTATCGAAGTCAACCAATTCGGCCTGCGCGCCACCGAGATCGCGGTAGCGGCGGCGGCTGCAAATCTCGGCCTTTCCGGTCCGATTACATTGAGGATGACGGGAGGCCAGGCTTTTGTTACAGACGGCGGCCATTTTATCCTCGATGCATCTTTTGGCCGCATTCCGGATACAAGAGCGCTTTCGAATGCTCTCCACGCCATTCCGGGCGTGGTCGAGCATGGTCTTTTCATCGGGCTGGCGTCAGCGGCCATCATCGCCGGTGGCGACGGCATCCAAACCGTCCATGCCGCCCGAAAACCAGGGAGTTCTACCGATCATGATGTTGCATAACCGGGTTCGCGGCCTTTGCGTCGTTCTGGCGGCCTCGGCCGTTTTCGCCTTCTCCTCGCCGGCGTTTTCGCAGGACGTCACCGAGTCGCACCTGAAGGCCGCCCGGGCGGCGGTCGCGGCGATCCATGCTACCGACCCGTTCGACAACATCCTGCCGCAGGCGGCGGCCGCGCTCGAGTCGCAGCTCATCCAGAAGAACCCGGACATGCAGGAGCTGATCGGCAAGACGATCAACGAGAAAGCGCTGGCGATGGCCTCGCGCCGCGCCGATCTCGAAAAGGAAGCGGCCCTTGCCTATGCGAAGGTGTTTTCCGAAAAAGATCTCAATGACATCGCGGCCTTCTACGGCTCCGAGGCCGGCAAGAAGCTGCTCGACAACGGTCCGGCAGTGACGCGTGATTTGGTCAAGGCAGCCGACATCTGGCAGAACGGCCTTGCCCGCGATCTCGCCCAGCAGGTCGGCGAAACGCTGGCCGCGGCCGCCAAGGCCAAGGCGCCGGCTGCGCAGGCGCCCGCTGACGGGGCTGCTCCGGCGGATGGCGCCGCGCCCGCCGATGGTTCGGCTCCTGCCGACGGTACGCAGAACTGATCCTGCGTTTCAAATACGGCCTTGCGGCCATCTGTGAAGCCCGGCTTGTCCGGGCTTTTCTTTTGGCCTTTGGCGGCCTACCTGTCACTCACATTTTCCGACGTTCAAGGAGCTGCCTCATGGCCGGTTATGATTACGATCTCTTCGTCATCGGCGGCGGCTCCGGCGGGGTAAGGGCGGCGCGCGTTGCGGCGGCACTCGGCAAGCGCATCGGCATCGCCGAGGAATACCGCTTCGGCGGCACCTGCGTCATCAGGGGCTGTGTGCCGAAGAAGCTCTATGTCTACGCCTCGCAATTTCCGGAGCATTTTGCCGACGCGGCCGGCTATGGCTGGACGGTGCCGGAGGCCAGTTTCAATTGGCAGACGCTGGTCGCCAACAAGGATCGCGAGATCAGCCGGCTGGAGGCGATCTACAAGAAGAATGTCGAGGGCGCCGGCGGGGAGACCTTTCATTCGCGGGCGATGATCGTCGACCCGCACGTGATCCATCTTCTGGGCGAGGATCGCACAGTCACCGCCGACCAGATCCTGGTCGCCACCGGTGGCCGCCCAGCGGCGCATCCGGCACTGCCCGGCCACGAACACTGCATCTTCTCCAATGAGGCTTTCGATCTCAAGGCGTTGCCTAAGGCGATCATGATCGAAGGCGGCGGCTACATCGCTGTCGAATTCGCCAACATCTTCCACGGCCTCGGCGTCGACACGACCCTGGTCTATCGCGGCAAGGAGATCCTCAGCCGCTTCGACATGGATCTGCGTCACACCTTGCACGAGACGATGGAAAAGAAGGGGATAAAGATACTCTGCCATTCGGTGACCGAACACGTGCGCAAGCGGCCGGATGGCCGGCTCGACGCCCTCCTGACCAGTGGCAAGACGCTGACGGTGGACCAGGTCATGCTGGCTATCGGGCGCATCCCCAACACCGAGAATATGGGCCTGGAAGGCGTCGGCATCGAGATGACCTCGACCGGCGCGATCAAGGTCGATGATTATTCCCGCACCAACATTGACAATATCTGGGCGATCGGCGACGTCACCAACCGCGTGCAGCTGACGCCGGTGGCGATCCATGAAGCAATGTGCTTCGTGGAGACGGCATTCAAGAACAACCCGACCGCGCCCGACCACGAAACCATCGCGACCGCCGTCTTCTCGCAACCGGAAATCGGTACGGTGGGCTTGTCGGAAGACGAGGCCGTCAAGCGTTTCGCAGATATCGAGATCTACCGCGCCAGCTTCCGGCCGATGCGGCATACGCTGTCGGGCCGCGACGAAAAGATGCTGATGAAGCTGGTGGTCGACGGCACTTCCCGCAAAGTGCTTGGCGCCCACATTCTGGGGCCGGATGCCGGCGAGATGGCACAACTGCTCGGCATCCCGCTGAAAGCCGGCCTGACCAAGGATGATTTCGACCGCACAATGGCCGTGCACCCGACCGCGGCGGAAGAGCTTGTCACCATGTACAAGCCGACATACCGCGTGAAGGATGGCCAGCGGGTCTGACTTCGCCTGCCGGCAGCGCCCACCGTCAGGCGTCTCCCCGATGCACTGCGCGATGCCATCCACGGCGGCAGCCCGAAACAACTCCAGGAGAGCGAACCCCCGCCGCCGGCCACGGCTGGCGGGGTGGAGTGCTACAGCAGGGTGCCGCGCAGGATGACGAGCGCCACCGAGAAATAAATCACCAGCCCGGTGACATCGACCAGCGTCGCGACAAATGGCGCCGATGCGCTGGCGGGATCAAACCCGATCCGTTTCAGGGCGAACGGCAGCATCGACCCCGAGAGGGAACCAAAGGTAACGATGCCGACCAGCGCCGTCCCAACCGTCGCTGCAATCAGCGGCCAGTGCGGGCCGTAATCGTAGAAACCGAAATACTGCCACAGCGTGATACGGCAGACACCGACAACGCCAAGGATCGATCCCAGCACGAGGCCGGTCGGCAGTTCGCGCAGCGCAACCCGCCACCAGTCGCCGAGGCCTATCTCGCGCAGTGCCAGCGCGCGGATGACCAGCGAGGTCGCCTGCGAGCCGGAATTGCCGCCGGAACTCATGATCAGCGGGATGAAAAGGGTGAGCACGATCGCCTTCTCCAACTCGCTTTCGTAGCTCTGCATGGCATTGGCGGTGAGCATCTCGCTGAGGAACAGGGCACAGAGCCAGCCGGCCCGCTTCTGGATCATGGCGAAGAAGCTCATCTTCATGTAGGGCTCGTCGAGCGCCTCCATGCCGCCGAAGCGGTGCACGTCCTCCGTCGTCTCCTCGATCATCGTATCGATGATGTCGTCGATGGTGACGATGCCGAGGATCTTGCCGTGGTCGACAACCGGGACGGCGAGCAGGTCGTATTTGGAGATCGTCTGCGCCAGGTTTTCGCGATCGGTCAGCGGTGTGACCGTGACCGGCATGCGGTCCGGCGCCACCGACAGGATCGGATCGTCCGGCTCACCGGTGATGAGCCGGCGCAAGCCGGTCGACCGCACCAGGAGGTGCGTCTGCGGATCGACGATATAGATCGCGTAGACGGTTTCGCGCGTCCGCTCGACCTTGCGGATGTAATCAAGCGTGCGCCCGACGGTCCAGTCCGAGGGAACGCTGACGAACTCCGTCGTCATGATCGATGCGGCGCTG
It encodes:
- the rpiA gene encoding ribose-5-phosphate isomerase RpiA; protein product: MDARQLKVEAARAALAHVSDGMRLGIGTGTTAEEFVRLLADKVATGMTVIGVPTSERTAALCRELGVPLSTLEETPELDLTIDGADEVDPELTLIKGGGGALLREKIVAAASQRMIVIADQSKMVETLGRFPLPIEVNQFGLRATEIAVAAAAANLGLSGPITLRMTGGQAFVTDGGHFILDASFGRIPDTRALSNALHAIPGVVEHGLFIGLASAAIIAGGDGIQTVHAARKPGSSTDHDVA
- a CDS encoding phosphoglycolate phosphatase produces the protein MIRPTIVFDLDGTLIDTAPDLLDSLNHSLAASELAEVDEAGFKRFVGHGGRVMIERAHAAQQRSLDVTEHDRLLKLFLDHYTDNIPGKSRPYPGVIEAIARFEMAGYLLAICTNKYEANSLALIEALGLTKHFAAIAGQDTFAFRKPDPRHLTETIRLAGGDPHRALMVGDSQTDIDTAKAAGIPVVAVDFGYTDRHVREFEPSAIISHFDALTVGLAERLISAAGR
- the gor gene encoding glutathione-disulfide reductase, whose product is MAGYDYDLFVIGGGSGGVRAARVAAALGKRIGIAEEYRFGGTCVIRGCVPKKLYVYASQFPEHFADAAGYGWTVPEASFNWQTLVANKDREISRLEAIYKKNVEGAGGETFHSRAMIVDPHVIHLLGEDRTVTADQILVATGGRPAAHPALPGHEHCIFSNEAFDLKALPKAIMIEGGGYIAVEFANIFHGLGVDTTLVYRGKEILSRFDMDLRHTLHETMEKKGIKILCHSVTEHVRKRPDGRLDALLTSGKTLTVDQVMLAIGRIPNTENMGLEGVGIEMTSTGAIKVDDYSRTNIDNIWAIGDVTNRVQLTPVAIHEAMCFVETAFKNNPTAPDHETIATAVFSQPEIGTVGLSEDEAVKRFADIEIYRASFRPMRHTLSGRDEKMLMKLVVDGTSRKVLGAHILGPDAGEMAQLLGIPLKAGLTKDDFDRTMAVHPTAAEELVTMYKPTYRVKDGQRV
- the mgtE gene encoding magnesium transporter — translated: MNDFFPVADDEAVAIARILANDHVADVVEALNHESRETATELLCAVPFERLVEIFDQPELESAPELAEALPRPKASKLLTAMSVDRAADILRELDEPARSELLGALAPPLRATLLSILGYPEGSAASIMTTEFVSVPSDWTVGRTLDYIRKVERTRETVYAIYIVDPQTHLLVRSTGLRRLITGEPDDPILSVAPDRMPVTVTPLTDRENLAQTISKYDLLAVPVVDHGKILGIVTIDDIIDTMIEETTEDVHRFGGMEALDEPYMKMSFFAMIQKRAGWLCALFLSEMLTANAMQSYESELEKAIVLTLFIPLIMSSGGNSGSQATSLVIRALALREIGLGDWWRVALRELPTGLVLGSILGVVGVCRITLWQYFGFYDYGPHWPLIAATVGTALVGIVTFGSLSGSMLPFALKRIGFDPASASAPFVATLVDVTGLVIYFSVALVILRGTLL
- a CDS encoding PepSY domain-containing protein, producing the protein MSRFLVATSVAVLLAAGPALAADDKPLPPPNAKKLSEIIAKVEQRDGFRYVKEVDWDNGAYTVTYYTSDKAKVEITYDPVTAEPK
- a CDS encoding lysozyme inhibitor LprI family protein, which produces MRFSVQTDVLLVLAIILAGSTLAAPSARADGPSFDCAKASLPAEKAICADPRLSAIDLLVAKAYKGFEPAFGGDKRKIARRLIADRNACRSDTACIVSALNNALQTYGNAPSWVQDYNIALIGKKALDVALRNPGNQDQPLPSAVGQCATTHIRTLTTRLGDDPLETASPDAGSAATFTNGGGAVSYDREPGLAASKVGEPVVMCLIAIPRDCPKDDDRGRVYYSIDLVAKGSWALPDSEHLCGGA
- a CDS encoding DUF2059 domain-containing protein, encoding MMLHNRVRGLCVVLAASAVFAFSSPAFSQDVTESHLKAARAAVAAIHATDPFDNILPQAAAALESQLIQKNPDMQELIGKTINEKALAMASRRADLEKEAALAYAKVFSEKDLNDIAAFYGSEAGKKLLDNGPAVTRDLVKAADIWQNGLARDLAQQVGETLAAAAKAKAPAAQAPADGAAPADGAAPADGSAPADGTQN